The following are from one region of the Biomphalaria glabrata chromosome 4, xgBioGlab47.1, whole genome shotgun sequence genome:
- the LOC129925759 gene encoding golgin subfamily A member 6-like protein 6 → MGKKRFNHREIRENGTWTKEQRKLQDIDTWTKKKRKLQDIDTWTKEKRKLQDIDTWTKKKRKLQDIDTWTKEKRKLQDIDTWTKKKRKLQDIDTWTKEKRKLQDIDTWTKEKRKLQDIDTWTKEKRKLQDIDTWTKEKRKLQDIDTWTKEKRKLQDIDTWTKEKRKLQDIDTWTKKKRKLQDIDTWTKEKRKLQDIDTWTKKKRKLQDIDTWTKEKRKLQDIDTWTKEKRKLQDIDTWTKEKRKLQDIDTWTKEKRKLQDIDTWTKKKRKLQDIDTWTKEKRKLQDIDTWTKEKRKLQDIDTWTRERRKLQDIDTSTKEKRKLQDIDTWTKEKRK, encoded by the exons ATGGGCAA AAAACGTTTTAATCATAGAGAGATACGGGAGAATGGTACATGGACAAAGGAACAGAGAAAGTTACAGGATATTGATACATggacaaagaaaaagagaaagttacAGGATATTGATACATGGACTAAGGAAAAGAGAAAGTTGCAGGATATTGATACATggacaaagaaaaagagaaagttacAGGATATTGATACATGGACTAAGGAAAAGAGAAAGTTGCAGGATATTGATACATggacaaagaaaaagagaaagttacAGGATATTGATACATGGACTAAGGAAAAGAGAAAGTTGCAGGATATTGATACATGGACTAAGGAAAAGAGAAAGTTGCAGGATATTGATACATGGACTAAGGAAAAGAGAAAGTTACAGGATATTGATACATGGACTAAGGAAAAGAGAAAGTTGCAGGATATTGATACATGGACAAAGGAAAAGAGAAAGTTACAGGATATTGATACATGGACTAAGGAAAAGAGAAAGTTACAGGATATTGATACATggacaaagaaaaagagaaagttacAGGATATTGATACATGGACTAAGGAAAAGAGAAAGTTGCAGGATATTGATACATggacaaagaaaaagagaaagttacAGGATATTGATACATGGACTAAGGAAAAGAGAAAGTTGCAGGATATTGATACATGGACAAAGGAAAAGAGAAAGTTACAGGATATTGATACATGGACTAAGGAAAAGAGAAAGTTGCAGGATATTGATACATGGACAAAGGAAAAGAGAAAGTTACAGGATATTGATACATggacaaagaaaaagagaaagttacAGGATATTGATACATGGACTAAGGAAAAGAGAAAGTTGCAGGATATTGATACATGGACAAAGGAAAAGAGAAAGTTACAGGATATTGATACATGGACAAGGGAAAGGAGAAAGTTACAGGATATTGATACATCgacaaaagaaaagagaaagttaCAGGATATTGATACATGGACAAAGGAAAAGAGAAAGTAA